The Sporomusa termitida genome has a window encoding:
- the larB gene encoding nickel pincer cofactor biosynthesis protein LarB, protein MNAGRGGEVDINYVSSLLKEFKAGGLSLDEALEKLKILPYEDLEFAKLDHHRLLRQGFAEVVFCQGKTVAQVLAIMDRLAAYNRNILATRATPEMYEAVKNSMPDAKYHELARLIAIERQPPPADQDRVILVMSAGTSDIPVAEEAAVTAEMMGNVVRRVYDVGVAGIHRLLDQRKLIEDANVLIVVAGMEGALVSVVGGMAAKPVIAVPTSIGYGANFGGLSALLSMLNSCAAGIGVVNIDNGFGAGRLASIINHMR, encoded by the coding sequence ATGAACGCAGGACGGGGTGGCGAAGTGGATATTAATTATGTTAGCAGCCTGCTTAAAGAGTTTAAGGCAGGTGGTCTTTCACTGGATGAAGCACTGGAAAAACTAAAAATATTGCCTTATGAAGATTTGGAATTTGCTAAACTTGATCATCACCGGCTGTTACGGCAGGGATTTGCCGAAGTTGTTTTTTGTCAGGGGAAAACTGTGGCGCAGGTACTTGCCATTATGGACAGGCTGGCTGCCTATAATCGCAATATTTTAGCGACAAGGGCTACCCCGGAGATGTATGAGGCCGTAAAAAATTCCATGCCTGATGCCAAATATCATGAACTGGCCAGATTAATTGCGATTGAGCGCCAGCCGCCGCCGGCGGATCAGGACCGGGTGATTTTAGTCATGAGTGCCGGGACGAGTGATATTCCTGTCGCTGAAGAAGCCGCTGTCACGGCCGAGATGATGGGCAATGTGGTTAGACGGGTATATGACGTCGGTGTGGCCGGCATCCATCGTCTCCTTGACCAGCGAAAGCTGATTGAAGATGCGAATGTTCTGATTGTTGTGGCCGGTATGGAGGGGGCTTTGGTCAGTGTGGTCGGCGGTATGGCCGCGAAGCCGGTTATTGCTGTACCGACAAGTATCGGTTATGGCGCTAATTTTGGCGGTCTGTCCGCATTGCTGAGCATGCTTAACAGCTGTGCGGCCGGAATCGGGGTTGTCAATATTGATAATGGCTTTGGTGCAGGCCGGCTGGCAAGTATTATTAATCATATGAGGTGA
- the larC gene encoding nickel pincer cofactor biosynthesis protein LarC — protein sequence MSANYKTMYLDCFAGISGNMLLGALLDIGVPEELLRAELAKLPITGYELSITRVDKGGISAVYLDVKAADAGHHHRNLAAIAGIIEESALATAVKVKSNQIFTRLAEAEAKVHSVPVNEIHFHEVGAVDSIVDIVGIAWALDYLGVEQIYASRLHVGSGFVKCAHGLLPVPAPATAELLRGIPFYQGDIAKELVTPTGAAVVATLSSGYGPMPDSFISSQVGYGAGTWELDIPNVLRVYLGEMPADAVPGRFEGQEDKAYLVVEANIDDQNPELYSYIMDKLFAGGALDVWLAPIIMKKGRPATKLSVLLPEECQSGIAEIILEETTSIGMRFYPVTRAIANREFIMVGLPWGDIKVKISSFRGKICNVAPEYEDCRRMAEEMGMPLKVIQHLALKEAMSFC from the coding sequence ATGTCCGCAAATTATAAAACTATGTATCTGGACTGTTTTGCCGGTATCAGCGGTAATATGCTGCTCGGGGCACTGCTCGATATCGGGGTGCCGGAGGAACTGCTCCGGGCAGAACTGGCAAAATTGCCGATAACCGGCTATGAACTGTCAATAACAAGGGTCGATAAAGGTGGTATCAGTGCTGTATATCTGGATGTGAAAGCTGCTGATGCCGGGCATCACCACCGGAATCTGGCGGCAATAGCCGGTATAATTGAAGAATCGGCTCTGGCGACGGCTGTAAAAGTCAAGAGCAACCAGATTTTCACCCGCCTGGCTGAGGCGGAGGCCAAGGTGCACAGTGTTCCGGTTAATGAAATCCATTTCCACGAGGTTGGCGCTGTTGATTCAATTGTTGATATTGTTGGCATTGCCTGGGCCTTGGATTATTTGGGCGTTGAACAGATTTATGCCTCCCGGCTGCATGTTGGCAGTGGGTTTGTCAAATGCGCCCATGGTCTGCTACCGGTGCCGGCACCGGCTACGGCTGAATTGCTGCGGGGGATTCCCTTCTACCAGGGGGATATTGCCAAAGAACTGGTAACACCGACCGGGGCGGCAGTGGTAGCCACACTCAGCAGCGGTTACGGGCCTATGCCTGACAGCTTTATCAGCAGCCAGGTCGGTTATGGCGCCGGTACCTGGGAGCTGGATATTCCCAATGTTTTACGGGTATATCTGGGAGAAATGCCGGCAGACGCTGTACCGGGACGGTTCGAGGGGCAGGAAGATAAAGCCTACCTGGTGGTCGAAGCTAATATTGACGACCAAAACCCGGAATTATACAGCTATATCATGGACAAGCTTTTTGCCGGCGGCGCACTTGACGTCTGGCTGGCACCCATTATTATGAAAAAAGGGCGGCCGGCGACGAAATTGTCGGTCTTGCTGCCAGAGGAGTGCCAGTCCGGGATTGCTGAAATTATTTTAGAAGAGACTACCTCCATCGGGATGCGGTTCTATCCTGTCACCAGAGCTATTGCCAACCGTGAGTTTATTATGGTGGGACTGCCCTGGGGGGATATTAAGGTAAAAATCAGTTCATTTCGGGGTAAAATATGTAATGTAGCCCCTGAGTACGAGGATTGCCGCCGCATGGCCGAGGAAATGGGAATGCCGCTTAAAGTAATCCAGCACCTGGCTCTCAAAGAAGCGATGTCATTTTGCTAA
- the rnhC gene encoding ribonuclease HIII → MELLEARLAVLSERFARAGLKITAAKAINYGRQLKVADGENAVTVNIYSGKKGISIVVGGSQSPLKETVTAITQGQIPVVPAAGADKPSAPSGRPPGFEAVRDFDHKWIGLDESGKGDFFGPLVIAAVLVDDQSAARLAAAGVKDSKALSDEKNRTLAARIREECSGKFVELAWMPAEYNATYSQFCNAGQNLNHLLAFSHAQALESLLTREPAKFALADQFAHERFIQAELLEKGRTITLVQMHKAERNVAVAAASILARDRFLASMAVLAARYGMSFPKGAVQVVPVAREFAARYGKDALPQVCKVHFKTFEQI, encoded by the coding sequence ATGGAACTATTAGAGGCAAGGCTGGCCGTTTTGTCTGAACGTTTTGCCCGGGCCGGTCTTAAAATAACGGCCGCCAAGGCGATCAACTATGGCCGGCAGCTAAAAGTCGCAGATGGCGAGAACGCCGTAACTGTCAATATATATAGCGGCAAAAAAGGCATTAGTATTGTTGTGGGGGGCTCCCAGTCCCCCCTTAAGGAAACCGTAACCGCCATTACGCAGGGTCAGATACCTGTTGTCCCTGCGGCCGGCGCTGACAAACCTTCAGCGCCAAGCGGCCGGCCGCCTGGTTTTGAAGCTGTCAGGGATTTTGATCATAAGTGGATCGGTCTGGATGAATCCGGCAAAGGAGATTTTTTTGGCCCGCTGGTTATAGCGGCGGTGCTGGTTGACGATCAGTCGGCCGCCAGGCTTGCTGCGGCCGGCGTTAAGGACAGTAAGGCCCTGTCAGATGAAAAAAACCGGACCCTTGCAGCACGGATCCGGGAGGAATGCAGCGGGAAATTTGTTGAATTGGCCTGGATGCCTGCTGAGTATAATGCCACTTACAGTCAGTTTTGCAATGCCGGCCAAAATCTGAATCATCTTTTGGCGTTCTCCCATGCCCAGGCACTCGAAAGCCTGCTGACCAGGGAACCTGCCAAATTTGCCTTAGCCGATCAATTTGCCCATGAACGGTTTATCCAGGCTGAACTCCTGGAAAAAGGCCGGACGATTACGCTGGTGCAGATGCATAAAGCCGAACGCAATGTCGCTGTGGCCGCGGCTTCCATTTTGGCCCGGGACCGCTTTCTGGCAAGTATGGCGGTGCTTGCCGCCCGCTATGGTATGAGCTTCCCCAAGGGAGCAGTCCAGGTGGTGCCTGTGGCCCGTGAGTTTGCTGCCAGGTATGGAAAAGATGCCCTACCTCAGGTTTGCAAGGTTCATTTTAAGACTTTTGAGCAGATATAA
- a CDS encoding HD-GYP domain-containing protein, whose product MNSKYRIKPYPISAVVAGMELGRLVLTHDDKVMLSEGTILSESMIAGLKFWDISTVFIKECSPAMGIDLSIPETVLQKKFYADYDHTVNLLKNSFAKLRFFTEVPLATLCELVNNSIDPLINATGVINHMHMVRRQDDYTFHHSVNVAVICGVLGKWLGYAGQELQDLVLAGLLHDVGKTQIPLEILNKPGKLTPEEMEIMHLHTIRGYQLLRNTPNAPQGVIYGVLQHHERFDGSGYPLTVSGDKIHKFARIIAIADIYDAMTSDRVYHRKISPFAVVEVIVDEMFNKLDPAIGTVFLNNVRDYFVGNIVELSDGRQAEVIYLGQFMASRPVVVTEDQEYIDLERNKSLSIVNVIRA is encoded by the coding sequence GTGAATAGCAAGTACCGGATTAAACCATATCCCATTAGCGCCGTTGTGGCCGGCATGGAACTTGGACGCCTGGTGCTGACCCATGACGACAAAGTAATGCTCAGTGAAGGTACAATTCTTTCCGAGAGCATGATTGCAGGCTTAAAATTCTGGGATATCAGCACCGTATTTATCAAAGAATGTTCACCGGCAATGGGTATTGATTTATCTATTCCCGAAACAGTTTTGCAAAAAAAGTTTTATGCTGACTATGATCATACGGTAAACTTACTAAAGAACTCTTTCGCCAAGCTGCGTTTTTTTACAGAAGTGCCGCTGGCCACTCTGTGTGAATTAGTGAACAATAGTATTGACCCACTTATTAATGCAACCGGCGTAATTAATCATATGCATATGGTACGCCGGCAGGATGACTATACTTTTCACCACTCTGTCAATGTTGCTGTTATTTGCGGCGTATTAGGCAAGTGGCTCGGGTATGCCGGCCAGGAATTGCAGGACCTGGTGCTGGCCGGGTTGCTGCATGATGTGGGCAAAACCCAGATTCCCTTGGAGATATTAAATAAGCCCGGCAAACTTACCCCTGAAGAAATGGAGATTATGCATCTGCACACGATCAGAGGCTATCAACTGCTCCGCAATACCCCCAATGCGCCCCAAGGCGTTATTTACGGGGTTCTTCAGCATCATGAACGATTTGACGGCAGCGGCTATCCTTTAACGGTTTCAGGTGATAAAATTCACAAATTTGCCAGAATTATTGCGATTGCCGACATTTATGACGCTATGACCTCCGACCGGGTTTATCATCGCAAAATTTCACCCTTTGCGGTTGTCGAGGTTATTGTCGACGAAATGTTCAACAAACTTGACCCGGCTATCGGCACTGTGTTCTTAAATAATGTGCGCGACTACTTTGTCGGCAATATCGTTGAGTTAAGCGATGGCCGGCAGGCCGAGGTTATTTATCTGGGTCAGTTTATGGCTTCCAGGCCGGTTGTTGTCACCGAGGACCAGGAATATATTGATTTGGAACGTAATAAGAGTTTAAGCATTGTTAATGTTATCAGGGCGTAA
- the queC gene encoding 7-cyano-7-deazaguanine synthase QueC gives MNKKAVVLLSGGLDSTVCMAVANSEGYELLPISFNYHQRHSRELAAAASVARHYQVDRHLVIETNMEAIGGSALTDTSLAVPAGNINATGVPVTYVPARNLIFLSYALGYAEVTGADRVYIGVNALDYSGYPDCRPEFIALFQQLADYSTKAATEDGRKTSIETPLIKLTKRDIVLLGNRLSAPLHLTTSCYQGGDEACGQCDSCLLRLKGFAGAGLADPILYRTRSE, from the coding sequence ATGAACAAAAAGGCAGTTGTGCTACTCTCAGGCGGCTTGGATTCGACTGTATGTATGGCTGTCGCCAACAGTGAAGGCTATGAGCTGTTGCCAATCAGTTTTAACTATCACCAGCGTCATAGCCGGGAGCTGGCGGCAGCAGCCAGTGTGGCCCGGCATTATCAGGTTGACCGTCATTTAGTGATCGAGACCAATATGGAGGCGATTGGCGGCAGTGCGCTGACAGACACCAGCCTGGCTGTGCCTGCGGGCAACATCAACGCCACCGGGGTACCTGTCACCTATGTACCTGCCAGAAATCTGATTTTTTTAAGCTATGCTCTCGGCTATGCCGAGGTAACCGGGGCTGACCGGGTCTACATCGGTGTCAACGCGCTTGATTATTCAGGCTATCCGGACTGCCGGCCGGAGTTCATCGCCTTATTTCAGCAACTGGCCGACTATTCTACCAAAGCGGCTACCGAGGATGGCCGAAAAACCAGCATTGAGACACCACTGATAAAATTGACCAAACGTGATATTGTGCTGTTAGGGAACAGGCTGAGTGCGCCGCTTCATCTGACAACAAGCTGTTATCAGGGGGGGGATGAGGCTTGCGGCCAGTGCGACAGCTGCCTCCTGCGCCTTAAAGGCTTTGCCGGGGCCGGTCTGGCTGACCCTATTTTGTATCGTACTAGGAGTGAATAA
- the folE2 gene encoding GTP cyclohydrolase FolE2 has translation MKDVQNSCDERGIAIQKVGVSDVHLPFLIKTKGGSFQTVLAKIKLTVDLPQEFKGTHMSRFIEILSDWSQKPVSYKEIEYMLTDTIDRLQAQRAHIDIHFKYFIEKTAPVSGFKSMLDYDCMFSGSLARCDHLDFMFGITVPFTSLCPCSKEISQYGAHNQRGIMRVKIKHQHGRFIWIEDLASLMEQQGSCQVYPLLKRADEKYVTEKAYENPKFVEDVLRDLVLALRQIDSVQWFEVECENYESIHNHSAYAAHTETVSR, from the coding sequence ATTAAAGATGTTCAAAACAGCTGCGATGAGCGCGGTATCGCTATTCAAAAGGTCGGGGTCAGTGACGTTCACTTACCGTTTTTAATCAAGACCAAGGGCGGTTCATTTCAGACAGTACTGGCAAAAATTAAGCTTACGGTTGATCTGCCCCAGGAGTTTAAAGGCACACATATGAGCCGGTTTATTGAAATTCTCAGCGACTGGAGTCAGAAACCGGTATCTTATAAAGAAATTGAATATATGCTGACAGACACGATTGATCGATTACAGGCGCAGCGAGCGCATATTGATATTCATTTTAAATATTTTATTGAAAAAACTGCGCCGGTAAGCGGTTTCAAAAGTATGCTGGATTATGACTGTATGTTTTCCGGCAGTCTGGCCAGGTGTGATCATCTGGACTTTATGTTTGGCATTACTGTGCCTTTTACCTCGTTATGTCCCTGCAGTAAGGAAATCTCTCAATACGGGGCGCATAATCAGCGGGGCATTATGCGGGTGAAGATTAAGCACCAGCATGGCCGGTTTATCTGGATTGAAGATCTGGCCAGCCTGATGGAGCAGCAAGGCAGTTGTCAGGTATATCCGCTGTTAAAGCGGGCTGATGAAAAATATGTCACTGAAAAAGCCTATGAAAATCCCAAGTTTGTCGAAGATGTGCTCCGCGATTTAGTCCTTGCTTTGCGCCAGATTGACAGCGTGCAGTGGTTTGAAGTGGAATGTGAGAACTATGAATCCATTCACAACCACAGCGCCTATGCTGCCCATACTGAGACGGTCAGCAGATAA
- a CDS encoding ChbG/HpnK family deacetylase, translating into MKKLIINADDFGLHENINLGIIAGHTKGCITSTTLMAGGPAFFHAAALAAGCRSLGVGVHLTLVGGYPAAKPEQIPTLIDREGLLYTKYPLFLRKFCAAAIRPEDVRRELAAQVKKVLAAGIQVTHLDSHQHLHIVPGIIDIVIDIAREFNIRALRIPAEPLLFFGGFRPSAGRFIGRSGLSILAGLARLKARRARLAVPDHFFGMLAGGSMEERLFMKIINSLPGGSSEIMLHPGLDNEILNPVFSWDYHWQQELAAVTSPRLADCFRSSSISLVSFAGLD; encoded by the coding sequence ATGAAAAAATTAATTATCAACGCCGATGACTTTGGTTTGCATGAGAATATTAATCTTGGTATTATCGCCGGTCATACTAAGGGTTGTATAACAAGCACCACCCTTATGGCCGGCGGGCCGGCCTTTTTCCATGCGGCGGCATTAGCAGCCGGCTGCCGGTCACTGGGGGTCGGCGTCCATCTTACCCTGGTTGGCGGGTACCCGGCCGCTAAACCGGAGCAAATACCCACCCTGATTGACCGGGAAGGGCTGCTTTATACTAAGTACCCGCTATTTTTACGGAAGTTCTGCGCGGCCGCCATCCGTCCGGAGGATGTGCGCCGGGAGCTTGCGGCGCAGGTGAAAAAGGTGCTGGCGGCCGGCATTCAGGTCACCCATCTTGACAGTCATCAGCATCTGCATATTGTACCCGGCATCATTGATATTGTTATTGATATTGCCAGGGAGTTTAATATCCGGGCGCTACGGATTCCGGCTGAACCCCTGCTTTTTTTCGGGGGCTTCCGGCCCTCTGCCGGCCGGTTCATCGGCCGTTCCGGTCTCAGTATTTTGGCCGGTCTGGCCCGGCTGAAGGCCCGGCGCGCGCGCCTGGCTGTCCCTGACCATTTTTTCGGCATGCTGGCCGGCGGCAGCATGGAAGAGAGATTGTTTATGAAAATCATTAACAGTTTGCCTGGCGGCAGCAGTGAGATTATGCTTCACCCCGGCCTGGATAATGAGATATTAAATCCTGTTTTTTCCTGGGATTATCACTGGCAGCAGGAATTAGCCGCAGTAACCAGCCCGCGGCTTGCTGACTGCTTTAGGAGCAGCAGTATTTCCCTGGTGTCCTTTGCCGGTCTGGATTAA
- the ldhH gene encoding L-lactate dehydrogenase (quinone) large subunit LdhH, which produces MNTNNRNIKNEIEEKLNDDVLRGALGRFAEAYPVSRAKAYENVADVEALREQVRQMKMGTVADIDNLAAKFEAEATSRGAKVFRAHDGEALKKYLINLCQEKNVKRIVKSKSMASEEIHLNHDLEAAGLHVKETDLGEWIISLAGHKPSHMVMPAIHLNREQIADYFSRELKQEIPTDIPFMVQAARTALRSEFLQADMGISGANFGIAENGAIGLVTNEGNARLVTTLPRIHVVIIGYEKLIPTIKDAAPILRTLPRNATGQLMTSYMTMTSGVTPVMVKQAGKWVEQEKELHIILFDNGRLKAARDDKFKEIYQCVRCASCLNVCPVYTLVGGHVYGHIYAGGIGAILTAFLNSMGDFEKINELCIGCRKCVEICPGKIDIPHLIEELRAKAVREHGLPFGVKAVFENVLANRKVFHTLLRLAAIGQKPFQSGRLIRHLPLFLAGMAKDRSLPAVADSPFRDRVAKVTKTIDKPAKRIAFFSGCNIDFIFPETGEAVYKVLQNLNMEIVFPEEQSCCGKPVLGMGDRETAKRIARKNIEVFEAANADTILSACPTCAETWHQTYAELFADEPEWQVRAEKIGHKVCEFTSFVAGEYQKAGRLTKTAGHKKVTYHDSCHMKRGLGIYTEPRQLLAAAPGYELVEMKDCDKCCGMAGAFGVKYSELSMPILKQKLANIKASDAEVIAVACPACMMQIQGGLDKQLPAVKIKHVAEVLAENVKD; this is translated from the coding sequence ATGAATACGAACAACCGGAATATAAAAAATGAAATAGAAGAGAAACTGAACGATGATGTATTGCGCGGCGCCTTAGGCCGTTTTGCCGAGGCCTACCCCGTCTCCCGGGCCAAGGCTTATGAGAATGTAGCCGATGTCGAAGCCCTCCGTGAGCAGGTCCGGCAAATGAAGATGGGGACTGTTGCCGACATTGACAACCTGGCTGCTAAATTTGAAGCCGAAGCAACCAGCCGCGGCGCCAAAGTATTCCGGGCCCATGATGGTGAGGCCCTGAAAAAATATCTTATCAATCTCTGTCAGGAAAAAAACGTAAAGCGGATTGTCAAATCCAAATCCATGGCCTCCGAGGAGATTCACCTTAACCATGACCTGGAGGCGGCCGGACTGCATGTAAAGGAAACCGACCTGGGCGAGTGGATTATCTCCCTGGCCGGCCACAAGCCCTCCCATATGGTCATGCCGGCCATCCATTTAAACCGGGAGCAGATTGCCGATTATTTTTCCCGGGAACTGAAACAGGAAATTCCCACTGATATTCCCTTTATGGTCCAGGCAGCCCGTACAGCCCTCAGAAGTGAATTCCTTCAGGCCGATATGGGCATTTCCGGGGCAAACTTCGGCATCGCCGAAAATGGGGCTATCGGCCTGGTAACCAATGAAGGCAATGCCCGCCTGGTAACTACCCTGCCCCGTATTCATGTTGTTATCATTGGTTATGAAAAGCTGATCCCCACAATCAAAGACGCCGCACCAATCCTGCGCACCCTGCCGCGCAACGCCACCGGCCAGTTGATGACCAGCTATATGACCATGACTTCAGGCGTTACCCCGGTAATGGTTAAACAGGCTGGCAAATGGGTTGAACAGGAAAAGGAGCTTCATATAATCCTTTTTGATAATGGCCGCTTAAAAGCAGCCCGTGATGACAAATTCAAAGAAATCTACCAATGCGTCCGCTGTGCCTCGTGCCTGAACGTTTGTCCTGTATATACGCTGGTAGGCGGCCATGTGTACGGTCACATTTATGCCGGCGGCATCGGCGCCATCCTGACGGCCTTCCTCAACAGCATGGGGGACTTTGAAAAAATCAATGAGTTATGTATCGGCTGCCGCAAATGTGTCGAGATATGCCCCGGCAAGATTGACATCCCCCATCTCATCGAGGAGCTCCGGGCTAAAGCCGTCCGGGAACATGGGCTGCCGTTCGGCGTTAAAGCGGTATTTGAGAACGTCCTCGCCAACCGCAAGGTTTTTCACACCCTGCTGCGCCTGGCCGCCATTGGGCAGAAACCCTTCCAGTCCGGCCGCTTAATCCGCCATCTGCCTCTGTTTCTGGCCGGCATGGCCAAAGACCGCAGCCTGCCGGCGGTCGCTGATTCTCCCTTCCGTGACCGGGTGGCCAAAGTAACAAAAACAATAGATAAACCGGCCAAACGGATTGCTTTTTTCAGCGGCTGCAACATTGATTTTATTTTTCCGGAAACCGGTGAAGCCGTGTATAAGGTGCTCCAGAACCTGAACATGGAGATTGTGTTTCCCGAGGAGCAAAGCTGCTGCGGTAAACCGGTCCTGGGTATGGGCGACCGGGAAACAGCCAAACGAATTGCCCGCAAGAACATTGAGGTCTTTGAAGCAGCCAATGCCGACACCATTCTCTCGGCCTGCCCGACCTGTGCCGAGACCTGGCATCAAACCTATGCCGAATTATTTGCCGATGAGCCGGAATGGCAGGTACGGGCTGAGAAAATCGGCCATAAAGTCTGTGAGTTCACCAGCTTTGTCGCCGGGGAATACCAAAAAGCCGGCCGGTTAACGAAAACAGCCGGTCATAAAAAAGTGACCTACCATGACTCGTGCCATATGAAACGGGGGCTCGGTATTTACACTGAACCGCGGCAGCTGCTGGCAGCCGCCCCAGGCTATGAACTGGTGGAAATGAAAGACTGCGACAAATGCTGCGGCATGGCCGGCGCGTTCGGGGTCAAATACAGCGAGCTGTCAATGCCGATCCTTAAGCAAAAGCTTGCCAACATCAAGGCCAGTGACGCCGAGGTGATTGCCGTTGCCTGCCCGGCCTGCATGATGCAGATTCAGGGCGGCCTTGACAAACAGCTGCCGGCTGTAAAAATCAAGCATGTAGCAGAAGTCTTAGCTGAGAATGTAAAGGATTAA
- a CDS encoding LutC/YkgG family protein: MSEHWQPALTAYADGFSLFSEFEARAKNAAAEVFRVKTAADATEVVTSLVKYTNARKIVAVNSPLQQAAGINAALAGLGVALYTDQADIAEHAESADIGISAVEFAIAESGSVCQDAMAFESRLVSMLPPVHVVFMNSGHVVPGVTEAMEVISRVYDRGYISFITGPSRTADIERVLTIGVHGPSRFIIIAVDEEVNGGNY, translated from the coding sequence GTGAGTGAGCATTGGCAACCAGCGCTTACAGCCTATGCCGACGGCTTCAGCCTGTTCTCAGAGTTTGAAGCAAGAGCCAAAAATGCAGCCGCTGAGGTTTTCCGGGTCAAAACAGCGGCCGACGCTACTGAAGTCGTTACCAGCCTTGTAAAGTACACTAATGCCCGCAAGATTGTAGCTGTTAACAGCCCGCTGCAGCAGGCAGCCGGCATCAATGCCGCCCTGGCCGGACTTGGTGTTGCTCTGTACACCGACCAGGCCGACATTGCCGAGCATGCGGAGAGCGCTGACATTGGCATCTCGGCGGTGGAATTTGCCATCGCTGAATCAGGCAGCGTCTGCCAGGATGCCATGGCCTTTGAAAGCCGCCTGGTCTCCATGCTGCCTCCTGTTCATGTTGTTTTTATGAACAGTGGTCATGTTGTGCCTGGCGTAACGGAAGCCATGGAGGTAATCTCCAGGGTATATGACCGTGGTTATATTAGTTTCATTACCGGTCCCAGCCGCACTGCCGACATTGAACGCGTGCTGACAATCGGCGTACATGGTCCCAGCCGTTTTATCATTATTGCCGTTGATGAAGAAGTTAACGGAGGTAATTATTAA
- the cbiD gene encoding cobalt-precorrin-5B (C(1))-methyltransferase CbiD has translation MRKGITTGTCAAAAAKAAIMAWKGQPVAAVEVISPQGVALVAPVAGSYAIAGGGTAWVIKDAGDDPDITNGVKIVAEIMISGEPGVMIKAGEGVGTVTKPGLAMPVGEPAVNPGPRAMISRAVEECLPPGMGAVVTISVPGGEKLATRTLNPILGIVGGLSIIGTTGIVEPMSEEAFKNSLVPQISVVQALGYNEIVFAPGKIGQDIAINRYGIPAAAVVQTSNFIGHMLEHAVKYGMRRVLLFGHLGKIVKVSAGIFHTHNRMADARLETLAAYLAAGGAPQAAVEEVLASTTTEAVMPIIARYDMTAVYKVLAERASARAERYVFGDLAVGTVIVTLKGEILGLDQTAREIGGHLGWNIR, from the coding sequence ATGCGCAAGGGGATTACTACAGGAACCTGTGCGGCTGCCGCCGCTAAAGCTGCGATAATGGCCTGGAAAGGGCAGCCTGTGGCCGCAGTTGAGGTAATTTCACCGCAGGGGGTGGCGCTGGTAGCGCCAGTGGCCGGCAGCTATGCAATTGCCGGCGGTGGTACGGCCTGGGTTATTAAAGACGCCGGTGATGACCCGGATATTACCAACGGGGTAAAAATTGTAGCTGAAATTATGATAAGCGGTGAGCCAGGCGTAATGATTAAAGCCGGTGAAGGAGTCGGGACAGTGACCAAGCCGGGGCTAGCGATGCCTGTGGGTGAGCCGGCGGTGAATCCCGGGCCGCGGGCTATGATTAGCCGGGCTGTTGAGGAGTGCCTGCCGCCGGGCATGGGCGCGGTCGTGACGATCTCTGTACCCGGCGGGGAAAAACTGGCTACCAGAACGCTGAATCCAATCCTCGGGATTGTTGGCGGTTTATCCATTATCGGCACTACCGGTATTGTTGAACCGATGTCAGAAGAAGCGTTTAAGAATTCGCTTGTGCCGCAAATCAGTGTGGTACAGGCCTTGGGATATAATGAGATCGTATTTGCCCCGGGAAAAATTGGCCAGGATATCGCAATCAACCGCTATGGTATCCCGGCCGCCGCTGTTGTTCAGACCAGCAACTTTATCGGGCATATGCTGGAGCATGCCGTTAAATATGGCATGCGCCGGGTGCTTTTATTCGGTCATCTCGGAAAAATAGTCAAAGTATCGGCTGGCATATTTCATACCCATAACCGGATGGCTGACGCCAGACTGGAAACGCTGGCCGCCTATCTGGCCGCCGGCGGCGCGCCTCAGGCCGCAGTTGAGGAGGTTTTGGCCTCCACTACGACCGAGGCTGTCATGCCGATTATTGCCCGTTATGATATGACGGCTGTGTACAAGGTGTTGGCTGAGCGGGCCAGTGCCCGGGCCGAGCGGTATGTGTTCGGCGATTTGGCCGTGGGGACAGTGATTGTCACACTGAAGGGCGAGATACTGGGGCTTGATCAGACAGCCAGGGAAATTGGAGGCCATTTAGGATGGAACATCAGATAG